The genomic window AAATACCCCTATGGTACTGTTGAAAGACAAATGTTGCCAATAATACTGAGTTGGGCACCTACTGTGCATAAAATGCAAGactgcactgtagattatgcagttgtttatttggaaTCATCTCTCTTTGCTGCCcgacaggcttatgtagctcttagtcacGTTAagtctccaagtagaagaacttgattgctctaagatGCATGGtgcattagctgaaatgactagattacgtgATCATTAATAtgtaactaattttaagttcattgtaacaaataaatactttgatcacccatatttagtatttttaatttgtttcaattactcatattcaaaacttttattttattttgagactaaaaaaaaaataaacatatactatagtttaaaaaactaaaaaacctgCTTTTATCAttgaactaataattaaaaaataaaattaatgtttttattccaacagtcaaataatgcaccacaaatctgtataactaaaagtgtgggacgctctcttctttcatttggataatgactatatcctaaaattagttaTAGAAAATTAAGACAAATGATGTCAAGCACCCCacatttttagttatacagagttgtggtgcattatttggctgttggacaaaaaatataaatttaaattttattttttaattttttgtcaattcaacaataaaagcaggttttttttttaaactataaggtTATTATATTACAACTTAGAACAATCTTCAAATgcataaatatttaacaagtttattttatttgttctgaaaAGTTATAATGCTTATTCCAAATCATTATACTGAAAAAGTGTAACGTGTATCACTCAAAATTACACTTTGGAAGAAATCagtatcatggaacatttaagtaacatatttattcagtaatCTGCTATCTttgtttaataaacatatttcacaaaaaataaaaacaataacacagatatctccttttaaaaaaaaataataataatattggttTTTCAAGTTTTGGTTAATATTTGGCAGCAGGTCAAGTGGCGGCCCCAGACTTAGCAGGTCCCTCGGCCATTTACTTTTGTGAGGCCTTTATATTTTGACGAGTGGCTTTACTGTGTGTTGAGGGGAGAGCCCCCTTGGGCTTTAGAATAACTCCCAGACACAGGGGTTGCTAGAAAATTTTcaataaactttttaaatcaaTATGTTCAAACCAACCAGGAACTTAAATTTTGACAATggttttactaatttatttatatctaaaaagtacaaaaaagacTTAACAATAACAATGAATTTAACGTGATTAAAATCCAAATACATTGTGTTTATGTACCTAatttaatgaacatggttctaCAATTTAAAGAGTAGCATTTTACTTTAAAGGTGCGTCGGTGTAGTAAAGCAGCTGGCGAGGGGCCATGCTAGGCTTGCCCTGCCCTGAAGCTGCCCCTGCCTCcctataaaagtaaaaaatgatTACATCAGTCGTTCCagagtaaaattacaatatgtattattGCAATACAGCCTTAACAATTTAATCAAGAATAAGCAGTACTCCAAAATaccattttaagattttttatcaCCTATTCAGCATACGAATGAAAGAATGTGAATGTACATCTCATGTACAAGAAGAAatagtataattaattattatattaaaaactagctgcccgacccggcttcgcatggctatactaatggaaaaagaattatgccacatctcccatttacagtaatggtaaataataaaaaattccgtgaaaatttattacaatgctgtataatgtaccgatggtttcccgactcgtgcacgcaacataaaactaatgtacccgtacttcgctacggcagtctacaggcagatcaggatcactcttgcgccgctcataatacatgcccctcgttgtgggtacgccactgccgcgcgatgcctgttgccatggagacgcagaaggcatgaacaatgcaaaatactgttctcatgcagacaaagtacccactgttgcctggttttaaccacctatgatatgggatctaattttcggaaaatgtcatcctgcgtaacataaggaacattactgtgaagtttcaagtctgtaaaatatatatacttgaaaaaaaagggcaatttttgatatttaaagtacttgcaaaatttcaacggtgatgaggactgcactaacaatgaaatagccgttgccatagagacgaatgaagcatcaacaaagcaacagccgttgccatggtgatttcctaccaaaaactggaaataaaaaaaaaaatttaggggtggactacccctaacatttagggggatgaaaaatagatgttggccgattctcatagataccggataagcacaaaacatttcatcaaaattagggatggggcgaatcctgatttcctcgaatccgaatcctaactcgaatcctcgactggaattgccgaatctcgaacccaaacccgaatcttttaatacatgatgtccacatatctaatgtaagtgagatgtattctgcttgcactaaaagtcccttaactttatcacatgtagattggtacatttctggtataagtgtatataaagacaacaattttttcttgagaaatttcagttttagtacagattagcggttaggattttttctataaataagctagaggtctgcgagcctaagaattttacttcgagccgagctcgaacttttgtggtacagttacacttttgagaaattatttttatcttaaacttaatatcatgtttgaataaagtattaaaatgaagtgggcttattaattttgggtaactatttacagagtgtgtttacattttgcactgctagaaaaaaaataacattttttttcattgaatcttacctgtttccattggttcattagtaactgatatcatccaactaacataaccaagtatatgtttgtgtaaatgtaacatatctttggaaaaatttcacccttgtcaatttttctggagtccttactgagcttcaacaaacttagcaccaaaaatcatgttgtttgaaaagtacattcacattgtttcaacatttcaacttttcagcacaataattctgagagagattgtcacagagtattaaattctgttctttaatctatcattcagaacaataatttgttctgcacgttcaggagttaaattagctctacgattggagatagtgtttccagcaaaagagaagcgtctctcgctggcaacctgcttggctggaatgctttagtaaaattgcttaacctcaaaattagtgtcataaatatctgtaactggtcattaaagtttaatcaattgaaagtaataaaaataaaaacattttacttcaatttacacttgcaaaaaaaacatacacacaataaacctacatggaaattaaagtctttttcaatatcctgaagtctgaagtATGTTTACTCaagtcattaaatgtagagctgtattgaagaagccgattttgccaatatttagttgaatcggcatttctgccgacttccgatacagtacgctcgttaattttcggccgatattactgaaaagagactgccataacctaaaaatccacgaataccattttcacttttcgtagtagtactgcattctttcggatcgcattatttcttagcaacatgtgccaaccgtacatatcaaagtttaacattatactatactgctgctaaacttcttcggtgtgttcttactgctggtgccagtaccattaatagtactcgtttatttatatatagacccttttgttgtgtgtgtgttgtcgggacgatatacactggctgtcatctatttttcaaaatatatatatagacatatatatatgtgtcaatggtactgttatgctcttgtactctgacccttagaaacatgcaaaaaaaaaatgttatttatcataaaacacacactcttggacacaggtagctaggtaacatatatcaacacatagggatagaattcaggtttttattaataataaaaattgctattcatcagggacaactaacatatgtgtagagataaaaatcaatattaatataattagataaaaaaaatcacagaaaaacaatcctaacgatactgaacatgactcgtggatatgcgcttatgtaaattaaaacatcaggaaaatacgtagcacacatgaatcgatcagaaaagttcgttagtgtatgttcagaaaataaatcaaatgatgtttttacggacgcattcttacataccagaaaatgtttgaaatcatagcacaattaataattagtatgattactgtttatgtttatatttgggttcgtatttgccttggcttaactcagtttatatggtagagacacgaaacttgtactcccatttcacctctgggtatcacaaaataaaataataatttaaatcttggaactaataattcatgacgtagttcaggataattgacaccttttacgtgaaaactaatcagtttgtagtcaaatcggagttatttacgacgaaattacatacagctgggtatgtctatgggcgatacaaaatgcaagatctttacttacagattttcactcctaataacatatccgtcagaatatgcccttataatcttacacattatttatttatacgtcgtttaagctcatcctgagtgtcggatggcataatctagctagctatatttcaaatttaaaataggcctcgcgcctttgcgtcggcatcagacgccttcatacaaccaacctcttaattaatacgttctagacgcctcacatctaaaacacggcctctcattggccgaaaccaaaatcggttagcgtaatttacaatataaataccgtaaataacacttattaatacaattgaaaacacaaaaatgcggtaaatttaaaacgaaaatttccaacaatgaaaatttctttaagtaataccccgaataaaatcatcgtttattcgttaagttcattagtccttagaggggtatactcaattgactgtccatataagtccatttcaggtcatagagcatagctctcgtagatatacataattaataaaaactatatttaaataacttttgcgggcgaacaatatacaaattaaataataaaatttcataataataataataacaatcaaaataataagactttataaataatagtatcattaaaataagtcataactttctgtgcattatgaaaatagtaacagcacaacatcctttttttttttaacaatgttctttaatttaatatgtcataaataaataatacattactatcacggtaaatatacatctcagttgttacggtaactatagtgcaaatatggtagctaacatgcttctgtagtaattatggtattctacaaagattctttagttctttttatggtaattatcttaaaataactattgggtttgtactgtagttatggtacatcatccatatttcttcgtatgttgttgttcatttgtcttttcttcatatttacgtgtgccattatttgagacaagaagtttcagaaaaatttttaacggacattatatcacacatttaatggcgtaaatgacgagccttcgggcaatttaaacgctttatacggaaaaacctaccatgcgggacctcgtaagcgagttttactgtatttttttccccgtaaatagtaaaaaccgaatcctttgacgaatcctatatcagacccgccgaaccttcgaatccctaggattcggcggattcggcggatattggattcggtcgccccatccctaatcaaaatcggtcaagccgtttcggaggagtatggcaacgaaaactgtgacacgagaattttatatataagataactGGCTCCTAGAGTTACACCATTATTTTACGCCATAACGATATAAATGCAATAAACAAGAAAGGTTATCCTTACAAATCACATATTGTAGATCTCAGATAACTGATAATAATTCTAGCAGCATTATTACTCATGCTTAATAGTCTAACGAATTGACATCTTTAAATGACTGACatacagtaaaactcacttaAGACGTTCTCGTATAATAAGTTTTTCCGCTTATcaagttcacaaaattattcccttgCTAACTTCCATACatctctatgttaatttttcccattcttAACATTTGCTTTAATATATGCTTCGCATATAACATTCAAtgtttgtggaaaaaaataaagtaataatttttatctttaaatttctatacattgttaatttttaaaagtttacgataaaataatttgtactgCACATGACCATCGAAATCCGTGCCACACGCTGTCacaagtgtattttttgaccaatcatctgcttgcattcgtaTAGACTAAGAGGCTGTTCCATTTTCCCTGTTACAGTTATACCATGTAACGAATCCACAGCAAACCAAGTTACCACCAGCCAATATTCATTGACCTGTttgagtttttaaatattttacaagtaCTTTACAATTTGTTTCGTGCTCAATAAACAATAATTGATTATccgcaaataaggggttttagtTTACGATCTTTTTAGGGGTGATTTCAAAGTTATCAAGCATAATAAACGTTTAGTGTTGTGAAAAACTGTGCATAATGGCATCTACCAGTAGTAGAGGACCAATTAAACGAAAGGCGTTATAGTTTgaataaaaactgaaaataatattgaaagtTGATGCGAATTCTTTGATACCAAGAGTAAGTATGGCAAAAAAAACTTGGGATGCCACCTTCTATTTTGAACAGAATCATTATGAAGCGGGACCAACTTTTGGCTACTTGTAAttcgtcaaagtgtaaaaaaatgaaggTTGGTATATACCGAAatgttccagatagtgtgaggAAGAGCTTGTGGGAATTGGACAATTTTGTGATGTGTAAGTCTGAAAGTGATTAAGCAAACAACTCTGACCCAGTATTTTTCTAAACAGAAAatgtttgttaatgtttttttgctAGTgttgttttgttaaattttattttaatggagttatttaatttaattcagtTTACTGATATAAATGTATAGTTTTTTCAGCACACTGACAATAAAAGGTAAGtgtaatttttgagataatatatgtcatttgagtaaaatttgtttttatgtagCCATGTGAGATGCCCAAACCAAAAGGTGCAGACAGTCAACTTCCATTACAAATGTTTTAGTAGCACACTACCTACCTCAAATGGTTCCAGCACACCAAAACAGTATTTAGATTTGGATAATACCGTGTGACTTCTAACTCACatgtgaataaaaaataaaacactgggCCCCAGGTAGAGAGAGACAACGCAGGGAATAGCGCTCTGTGTGGAACAGCCGGGGAAAGAGTAGAGCTCAGGGCTCCTGGAGTGTTTGATGCAAAGAAAAGTAATAGTAAACGAGGAAGATGAGCATGAATTGAAACAAAGTTGTCACACGACAGCAGTACAGTCGTAATCGATCCAATAGAAATTGTGAGACTTAAGGAAAGAGATTCTTACCGCAGGTCCAGCCGACAACTCTACCAGACTGGCCATGCTCGGTGCCTTACAGTCCAGGTCTGCCTTGTCTGTGCTCAGCACTCTCCATCAGAGTGCACGATGGGATAACTGCTGACAAGGCGAGCAAACCATTTGTTCTCTTTTCTTTACCGAAGGTGAAAGCGTAATTCTGATACTCTGCACGAATTTCagtgtgtttaaaattttactccTAGCATTGTGTGGCACTGTCTGCGTCCACCTGTTACCAAATCTTATCCGCAAAGAGAACATTAGTTTTATGGAATGATTCATTTGACTTCTTATAATGTCCAAAAATGACTACAATTGAACATTTACATCCaattcataataaattttattgaaaaaaattggctTCTGATCACATGCGTGCTACATTTTCTTGAAACTTTACATTTCACTTTGGCTGAAACATAACACTAACAAATTCTGCAAACGCTCATTACGAAGGTAAGTACACACCGTAACCACCGTAATGTGCATGCAGTCGAGTCAACTCAAGCAAGTAGCGAATGCTACCTGTAATGCACGCAGTGTTGGTTCAACAAGAGCATCCAGCTCGACAAGAGAGTCTGTCACGCACAGGCTTGCTACACGGTGGCCAAGAGAGAGTGGCAACGCAGGCCTGCTACAGGGTGGCCAGGATGCGGGTGAAGCCGACGCAGGCTGCCACCACGGTCTGGCCCACGCCCCAGAACAGGGCGTACAGGGGCGCCATCACGATGTTGGAGGCCTTGTAGACCAGGGCAACCACCGCGCAGCTCACCACGCCGGATGTGAGCGGAGGCAGCACGCCCATCACCAGGATAAACACTGGGAAGAACCTGTGTCACACCACGCGCTCAGCCACGCTTGCACACTGCAGTCACGACGACAAGTGCCGTTATAAGCATCAATTAGCAGGAAACTAGTGGAACTACCCACTAAGAAGTTCGGCTTGGACAGTACCACGTGTGTAATGGACTTGGAAAACCTAGTTAATCTGTTTGACCATGGTGAGTGAGGAGCTCAACCTCCAAGCCAGGTGCTCACTGCTTACATTCCTTGTGTCTACAATGTGAACACCTGGCTTCCCCTGTGGGTCACCAAGTGTGACAACACAGGCTCCAATAAAGCAATACATGTTCAGACAATGTACATATTAATTAACAGCTGTTTGTAGACTGAACACTTTCCGATTTTGAGTAAAGAACAATTCATTCTATTAGAATACTGTGCTGTCACCAGCCCTTGGGAGTTTCTATGAAACATTTAATTTCTGACAAAACCTACCAATCTTTTATTAGACATAAATGCAAATTACACCACCATCAAGCTGTTGGGTTGGCCAACCTGTAAATACAAAATGGGTTCTTGTGATATCTAATATTTATACAACGTTTTCCACCTTAGTACCTAATAAGATTTCCAGTCAATTTCTTGGGGAGGTTCCCGCACGGAGGGGCAGGAAGTGGCGTGTGGCATTGCGGTGCAGCACGTACTCACTTGCCAAACCTGTGCTTGCGCAGCGTGGCGAAGGCAATCGCTGCAGCCAGTGCATGCACGAACAGCGAGGAGAACAGCGCCCACAGGAACATCTGGTACCACATCTCTGCAACACATCGCGCCGCGTCACTACAGACTCACGCAGCCGAGCTAGAGTACCACACCCTGGCCTGTGCTGGTTCCTTCCAGCACAGTGCCGTGCAAGCTCAGATCAAGGCTCTTTTAAAAGCCCGTACAAATCTTGAATATTTATGATACAAATCTTTCAAGCCTTCAACATACAGTACTTGTACTGTGTGATACTTATAAAAATGCTTTTTACACACGTTCAAAAAACACAGCTAGTTTATTATCCAGAGAATTAACTATCATGACAGTGACGAGCTAAATAGCATTCTTTAAAGCTCTGTGCAAGGTTGGCAGCAGTGAGTAAATTTGCAAGCAAGCATTTAGTAATCTCTTTTTTGTAGTGTTCTTTTCACATAACACTGTAAAAACAAGTATAAGTGATATACAACTAAAAACACTTAAAACTATATTCTGACTGTGTGAAGACCTCCTATAGAGCAAACTGACTAAGGAGCTGGTGTGGTCAAAGAGTGAGGGCAAGTGTCAGTGTGTTTCATTGTCCGTCCTTGCATCGtcacgtgtgtgtgtgcgtgtgtgcccCACCAGCACTCTTGAGGAAACACACACCTCCGAAAGTGTTCAGGTAGCCGGAGGCTGGCCCAGCTGCAGGAGTGGTTGCGTTCTGGAGGACATCCGGCAGGTCTGGCCCTCCATCGGACATGATGGGGGTCAGCACGCGAGGCCGCGCCACCGTGCCATGCACTTGTGCGCCGTCGCGCCGGCGTCAGCTTCTTTCAGCTGAACAAACCCTGGATGGCAGTTCAACACCACACATGCTTATTTATACAAGCTATTCACATCAAGAAAAATAATTCATGGTTttgatatttgtatgtatatatttaaaaatatatttatttatttacaaatataatgTTTCACAACACAAGTTTCTACAtctttacagttaaaaaaaaattaggtacttTACAAAGTTTAATGCTAACACAACATCAATAAAAGTAAAATCTTTTACCGTTTTGGTGACCAGTCATGAACTTTtgtactgacattaaaaataatagctGTGGATGAAGCTATCTTAGCATTGTAGCCTGACCTCATCTAGACCACATCCTGTCAGAGAAAGAGAGTCCAGCTACCACTAGCAGAGTTCCTCCCCACTTTACAGTGTTCACTTATGACTAAATGCAGCAGCCCTTCACTATATCAATGACCAAATGAAACATTTCCTGCAAACagataaaaccattaaaaataataaatttttgtaagggTTGAAGAAATACTCTACAAAAATCAATCTACAGGTAATTTAAACCTGAAGTTGGGTAAAGCAGAATAACAGGGTTTTTGTTGCAGTGATAGCATACTAAAATACTTAATGACTGACAGTGTGAGTAGAGAAGAGAACTATTCAGGGTGGGTGGGAAACAGGTCCAGTGACAGAGAGTTCTGGAGGGACAGGTGGGAGGGGTTAGAGTACGCAGCAGTGATGTGGGACCCACGTCTGGTGAAGGAGGCACAAGAGTTACAGAGGTTGCAGTGCTGGGCAAAGACAGATCATGGGATGTGGGGAAGGTAGGGGTAGAGGGTTAAATGCACAGGCCACACTGTGATGATCAGGTAGTTGGGGTGGAAAACACTACAGAAAGGAGGCAGGTGAAATATCTGGAGTGGCTG from Bacillus rossius redtenbacheri isolate Brsri chromosome 1, Brsri_v3, whole genome shotgun sequence includes these protein-coding regions:
- the LOC134538879 gene encoding transmembrane protein 170A, which produces MSDGGPDLPDVLQNATTPAAGPASGYLNTFGEMWYQMFLWALFSSLFVHALAAAIAFATLRKHRFGKFFPVFILVMGVLPPLTSGVVSCAVVALVYKASNIVMAPLYALFWGVGQTVVAACVGFTRILATL